From Candidatus Cloacimonadota bacterium:
CCGCAACCCCAATCACCAGGGCGACGACCACAATAACGATCTCGGTCCCGTTGACAGTGACCTTCTTCTCGGATTCGGGTTCCGGATCTAGAGTGGCGTCGACAACTTTACGGTAGATTGTCAGGTCGGACGTTATTGTTGTGTTCCAGTTGTATTCGTTTGTAAGACCCTCATCCGTGTAGTATGTGACTGTCTTTCCCTCGGGTGCCGTCGGCTTGACTGCCGTTGCTCCGTCGGACACAGTTATGGTGTTCACCGTTGTGCCGTCCGGTCCTCTGATGGTCAGAGTGTGCGTAACCACCTCTACATCGGACCAGGACGCATACGCCGTGAGGGGCGCTGTCATGTTTTCGGGCCATACGAGCGGGACGGTCAACTCAGCGTCTGCGAACCATCCCAAGAAGCTGTGTCCCTCCCAGACGGGGTCAGCGGGCCGGACGGCTGTGCCGTGTGTCTCGACATAGACACGGTCCATTGCCGGAGCTCCGGCAGGCATGACATATTCAACGTAAGGGTTGCCCATAACGTGCAACAGGAAGTAGCCTGTCGCGGTCGAACCTCCATTGTAAGAATTGCGCACTGTCTGAGTAACGATGTAGTCGCCAGGAGCTGCGTAAGTGTGGGAGGGATTCCATTCGGTGCTGACAGGCGAGTCGTCTCCGAAGTCCCACTCAACGCTCTCAGCATCTGCGCCGTTGAACATCATGTGTATGGTCAGCGACCAGAACTCTCCCTGGTCCGCAATCTCAGCGTCAGGAGGGACGTCTGCCGCGAAGGCAATACCTGCAGATCCAAGCATGGACAGGATGAAAAGAGATATGACCGCGGCGGAGGCTCCCGACGCGATCAATTCCTGCTTAAGATCAGACATAGAATATCGCTCCGATGCTGGGATCATTGGTCGCCACGAGCTTGTTGTAGATCGTGAAAGTAACAACGAGGTCCTTCGTCTCGCCGAAGCTCGACATTGCGGTCAGATAGATGGTCTGAACGCCCATGCCTGTGGGAGTGCCCGTAACCTTACCGGTCGCAGTGTCGAGAGTCAGCCCGGCAGGCAGTGTCTTGCCGGACGTTACAGCCCATGTGAAGGTCCCCATTCCGTTAGCGGTGGGGGTCATGTTGACCGTTCCGCCGGTAACAATATTGACCTGAGAGCCTGAAACAGACATGTTAGCCGCTATGTTGAAAAGGATCGGAATCTCGACGGACTGCGTAGGGTTGGTGGTAGTTGCGAGCAGTGTAACCTGATACTGGCTTCCGACAGCGGTTCCCGCAGGGACGTTGACTGTCAGCGTCTTGCCCGAGAGAGTTCCCCAGGTGCCGCCTGTTCCGGCGGTTCCTACACCCTGCGACTTGATCGTTACCGTAGGATTGAGATCAGCGGGGAACGTGGGCGTGTATGTATATCTCATTCCGGGGGCGATGGTGATCTCCGTCGCCGTGGCGGCCTCCGCCTCGTCGATG
This genomic window contains:
- a CDS encoding InlB B-repeat-containing protein, yielding MSDLKQELIASGASAAVISLFILSMLGSAGIAFAADVPPDAEIADQGEFWSLTIHMMFNGADAESVEWDFGDDSPVSTEWNPSHTYAAPGDYIVTQTVRNSYNGGSTATGYFLLHVMGNPYVEYVMPAGAPAMDRVYVETHGTAVRPADPVWEGHSFLGWFADAELTVPLVWPENMTAPLTAYASWSDVEVVTHTLTIRGPDGTTVNTITVSDGATAVKPTAPEGKTVTYYTDEGLTNEYNWNTTITSDLTIYRKVVDATLDPEPESEKKVTVNGTEIVIVVVALVIGVAAVASRSVGLSVITLILIALAAVGILDIIDIPEIINGFGGVRL
- a CDS encoding putative Ig domain-containing protein, whose protein sequence is MSKTQTNRIMAIVAVSLLFAGGGSMFIMSGIDEAEAATATEITIAPGMRYTYTPTFPADLNPTVTIKSQGVGTAGTGGTWGTLSGKTLTVNVPAGTAVGSQYQVTLLATTTNPTQSVEIPILFNIAANMSVSGSQVNIVTGGTVNMTPTANGMGTFTWAVTSGKTLPAGLTLDTATGKVTGTPTGMGVQTIYLTAMSSFGETKDLVVTFTIYNKLVATNDPSIGAIFYV